The sequence TAAATGCATATAGTCCTACTCAGTTCACATTGGAAATATATAGTTGCAGTAATTAAATGGGCAGGACAGAAGTATGTACATACCAGGGGATCACTGTAGCCATACTcaataagcaaatgttccaacacTCTGCGAAAAGTAGCTTGCCGAGACTTGAATGAAAGCCTCTTTTCAGACAGTGTCACCAATGCTGTTTTTTGGTTTGGCATGCTGTTTAACCGTTCGAAAGCAGCCGATTTGTCCATATCATGAGCACATCGTCGTTGCACTGGTGCTGCAACACGGGTTGTTTCCTGGAGTAGAGCCATCTTTAGCCCCTCGAAAGGAGAATCTCGATTTCCGTGGATCCTAGAAAGGCAGTACATGTCGTATAACTGTCGAATGGACACGCGTTCGAGGAATGCCCCAAAGGCAGCAGGCTGGGGGTGGTTCGCGGCCAGTGCTACATCACACATATTGGATAAGTCCAAGATTGGGATGTCCAAGCGATTTTTGCAGAGCAGTGTCACGGCATCTTGCTCATTCGTTGAGGGGAATCTGCAGAGGTAGGCAACCAGGCCGTCGATTGAACGGGATTCAACACGGTGCATGGAGTCGTTGTCGAGAATATCCGCTGCTCCAACCTTGAAAGCGACATCCTTGGAGAGCGGGAAGACAGCATCATACCAGATTGTGTTGATGACAATATTGGACACAGGGTCCAACGGTCCGTAGCAGTGACCCGCTGTTACCAGAGAGTGGAGCAGGTGGCCGTCGCGTAAAGCATGAACCGGTAGGATAGCAATAGCCTTGAGATAAACCCCATGGATGATATCAAGGAGTTGGGACTTGAGAAACGGCAGGAAATCAGGGCTCTCCAAGGTCTCCGAGCAGGGCTCTCTGTGG comes from Triticum aestivum cultivar Chinese Spring chromosome 5B, IWGSC CS RefSeq v2.1, whole genome shotgun sequence and encodes:
- the LOC123117342 gene encoding uncharacterized protein, coding for MRTKTALEEGELLRLMTSTYSRFLAEPVLEDLRRGGELTADCVYKLCEMLHHPWSPPPSWPPPPTPGVFRDDGGGLTMIVCIGGDDFATTHISKDRVATTTFTSYRPAYADFSENATNLVSMFPIHHGRRLIGHREPCSETLESPDFLPFLKSQLLDIIHGVYLKAIAILPVHALRDGHLLHSLVTAGHCYGPLDPVSNIVINTIWYDAVFPLSKDVAFKVGAADILDNDSMHRVESRSIDGLVAYLCRFPSTNEQDAVTLLCKNRLDIPILDLSNMCDVALAANHPQPAAFGAFLERVSIRQLYDMYCLSRIHGNRDSPFEGLKMALLQETTRVAAPVQRRCAHDMDKSAAFERLNSMPNQKTALVTLSEKRLSFKSRQATFRRVLEHLLIEYGYSDPLAPLYKLGVICGVTSNRNYSRTYVYHANFLASSDGGSSWKLFFAEFWNLPDARIEESKKSFCCPIPDYQEYPGRCVVCEYDSSIIMHPQSRKYYMGNSTLAFPAPGHRGGDRSGQLDFDLIYLSV